The Pelistega ratti genome window below encodes:
- a CDS encoding sulfate ABC transporter substrate-binding protein, which translates to MTLLKKLSVLVIGASLVGSVVAQSAQKNFLNVSYDVMRDFYKEYNPLFLKEYAAKHNGATLNIQQSHGGSSKQALSVANGLQADVVTMNQSSDVELLESKGLIHAGWDKEFPNHAVPFTSATVFLVRKGNPKNIQDWTDLTKEGVQVIIANPKTSGNGRYSFLAAYSAALKANNDDHDKAKAYVKALFKNVPVLDNGGRAATTTFVKRNIGDALLTFENEANMAAKEFGENEFELVYPTYSIKAENPVAVVDTVVAQKGSADIAKAYLDYLWSEPAQELAASLYLRPSNPDILAKYKERFPAMETFRANDVFGSWPEIMKTYFADGGVFDQIQQP; encoded by the coding sequence ATGACATTACTAAAAAAGCTTTCTGTATTAGTGATTGGTGCTAGCTTAGTTGGCTCAGTAGTGGCACAGTCTGCTCAAAAAAATTTTTTAAACGTATCTTACGATGTGATGCGTGATTTTTATAAAGAATATAACCCTCTTTTTCTCAAAGAATATGCTGCTAAACATAATGGGGCTACGCTTAATATTCAACAGTCTCATGGTGGATCAAGCAAGCAGGCATTAAGTGTGGCAAATGGTTTACAGGCAGATGTTGTCACGATGAATCAAAGCTCTGATGTTGAGTTATTAGAAAGTAAAGGACTAATCCACGCTGGTTGGGATAAAGAATTTCCTAATCATGCGGTACCCTTTACGAGTGCAACCGTTTTTTTAGTGCGTAAAGGCAATCCTAAAAATATTCAAGACTGGACTGATCTGACAAAAGAAGGGGTACAGGTTATTATTGCTAACCCCAAAACATCAGGCAATGGTCGCTATTCGTTCTTAGCCGCATATAGTGCTGCACTTAAAGCAAATAATGATGATCATGATAAAGCAAAAGCATATGTAAAAGCTTTATTTAAAAATGTACCTGTGCTTGATAATGGCGGACGTGCTGCGACAACAACATTTGTAAAACGTAATATAGGTGATGCATTATTAACATTTGAAAATGAAGCGAATATGGCGGCTAAGGAATTTGGCGAAAACGAATTTGAGTTAGTGTATCCAACATACTCTATTAAAGCGGAAAATCCAGTTGCTGTTGTGGATACGGTAGTTGCACAAAAGGGTTCTGCCGACATTGCAAAAGCATATCTTGATTATTTATGGAGTGAACCCGCACAAGAGTTAGCGGCTAGCCTTTATTTACGTCCGAGTAATCCTGATATCTTAGCAAAATATAAAGAACGCTTCCCTGCTATGGAAACTTTCCGTGCCAATGATGTTTTTGGCTCATGGCCTGAGATTATGAAAACCTATTTTGCTGATGGTGGTGTTTTTGACCAGATTCAGCAACCTTAA